A region of Oncorhynchus masou masou isolate Uvic2021 chromosome 29, UVic_Omas_1.1, whole genome shotgun sequence DNA encodes the following proteins:
- the LOC135521323 gene encoding voltage-dependent calcium channel gamma-7 subunit-like, producing MSSCSSRALTILSTVFGACGLLLVGVAVSTDYWLLMEEGIVLQQNQSMEVKMALHSGLWRVCFVAGTENGRCVASEYFTEPEIEITTENTANILKMVRTATPFPMVSLLFVFTAFVISNIGHIRPQRTILAFVSGIFFILSGLSLVVGLVLYISSINDEVMNRPREPEQFFNYRYGWSFAFAASSFLLKEGAGVMSVYLFMKRYAEEEMYRPHPALYRPRLSECSDYSGQFLHPETWPPPKRGRSDSRASSDISIQINQTPPQPTKKNLQGNQGGGMGSNMGPGSGSSSGASYQLPPPSGAYNTHTLQHQHSHGNSQAMAMPPSTGPPHYHTHMHMGASPC from the exons aTGAGTTCATGCAGTAGCAGAGCGCTGACCATCCTGTCCACGGTGTTTGGGGCGTGTGGTCTGCTGCTGGTGGGCGTGGCTGTGTCTACAGACTACTGGCTGTTGATGGAGGAGGGCATCGTGCTGCAGCAGAACCAGAGCATGGAGGTCAAGATGGCTCTGCACTCTGGCCTCTGGAGGGTCTGCTTCGTGGCAG gGACAGAGAACGGGAGATGTGTGGCGTCAGAGTATTTCACTGAGCCAGAGATAGAGATCACCACAGAGAATACTGCTAATATTCTGA AGATGGTGCGGACAGCCACTCCGTTCCCCATGGTGTCTCTGCTCTTCGTCTTCACGGCCTTTGTCATCAGTAACATCGGACACATCCGGCCCCAGCGCACCATCCTGGCGTTCGTCTCCGGGATCTTCTTCATCCTCTCAG gccTGAGTCTGGTGGTGGGGCTGGTGCTCTACATCTCCAGTATTAATGATGAGGTGATGAACAGACCGAGGGAGCCTGAACAGTTTTTCAACTACCGCTACGGCTGGTCGTTTGCCTTCGCAGCCTCGTCCTTCCTACTCAaggag gggGCTGGGGTGATGTCAGTCTATCTGTTTATGAAGCGTTATGCTGAGGAGGAGATGTATCGCCCCCACCCAGCCCTCTACCGCCCCCGTCTGTCTGAGTGCAGTGACTACAGCGGCCAGTTCCTCCACCCTGAGACCTGGCCTCCTCCTAAGAGGGGCCGCAGTGACTCCCGGGCCTCCAGCGACATCTCCATCCAGATCAACCAGACCCCCCCGCAGCCCACCAAAAAAAACCTGCAGGGCAACCAAGGTGGGGGCATGGGGTCCAACATGGGCCCTGGGTCTGGGTCCTCCTCTGGAGCTAGCTACCAGCTGCCCCCACCGTCTGGGGCCTACAACACCCACACACTCCAACACCAACACTCACACGGTAACTCCCAGGCCATGGCCATGCCCCCTTCCACTGGCCCCCctcactaccacacacacatgcacatgggCGCCTCCccctgttag